One window of Streptomyces sp. FIT100 genomic DNA carries:
- a CDS encoding class I SAM-dependent methyltransferase, which translates to MSISLAPKSLTHQHLLAAVNTELSRRTGCGTVRILDVGCGKGDLIAFLQAGLTDLNPGADIEVHGFDVTDTLAEYPEFPGSTVDRLEGLVPGVPWAERIMSVSQHEAWPYPDGAFDIVVSNQVLEHVVSLPPFFAQLSRVLGPGGSSMHVFPLRNALCDGHVLMPLIHRVRGHEQRAAMARMWRQMRVGNNRSGDVRETAERISTYLHLGTTYRHFEEFSKESKHAGLKLSYRYTQELYQQKISAMLGRGALAGYRRSRRAVIDWLAFCALRHVSSITLVLEK; encoded by the coding sequence ATGAGCATCTCACTGGCGCCGAAAAGCCTCACACATCAGCACCTTTTGGCGGCGGTGAACACCGAGCTGTCCCGTCGGACAGGGTGCGGAACTGTTCGAATTCTCGACGTGGGATGCGGCAAGGGGGACCTCATCGCGTTTCTCCAGGCCGGGTTGACCGACCTGAACCCCGGAGCGGACATCGAGGTCCACGGATTCGACGTCACCGACACCTTGGCGGAATACCCGGAATTCCCCGGCTCGACCGTGGACCGGCTGGAGGGGCTGGTGCCCGGTGTCCCGTGGGCCGAGCGCATTATGTCCGTGTCCCAGCACGAGGCCTGGCCGTATCCGGACGGGGCGTTCGACATCGTGGTGTCGAACCAGGTGCTGGAGCACGTTGTCAGCCTCCCCCCGTTCTTCGCTCAGCTCAGCCGCGTGCTCGGCCCTGGCGGTTCCTCGATGCATGTGTTCCCGTTGCGGAACGCACTGTGCGACGGTCACGTCCTCATGCCGCTCATTCACCGCGTGCGCGGCCATGAGCAACGTGCGGCAATGGCACGCATGTGGAGACAGATGAGGGTGGGAAACAACAGGTCCGGGGACGTCCGGGAAACAGCCGAGCGCATCTCGACCTATCTGCACCTGGGTACGACCTACCGGCACTTCGAGGAATTCTCGAAGGAGTCGAAGCATGCAGGACTGAAGCTTTCGTACCGGTACACGCAAGAGCTCTACCAGCAGAAGATCTCGGCCATGCTCGGTCGCGGCGCCCTGGCGGGCTACCGTCGCTCCAGGCGTGCCGTGATCGACTGGCTGGCTTTCTGCGCGCTGCGCCATGTCTCGTCCATCACCCTGG